From the genome of Sporomusa sphaeroides DSM 2875:
TCTTGTCCGAAGTGGTTAAGAGCCCGCTCCGGCCGGCAAGGATAACTTCCTCACACAATTCCCCGACAGCCTGGTATCTGAGATTGGCAATAGCTATTTCCGGGTCGGTGCCAAAAACCTCCTGCAGACTTTCCCTGGCAGCGGAAGCTGCCTTGATAATCTGAGCACCGCCTGGCAGTTCTTGCACAGACTTACAAATATCCGAATCATTTTCCAGCAGTTTTAGCGCCAGCCAGCGCTGCGGGTAACGCAAGTTATGGCGTTCCTGTTCCAGCAATGCGCTCAGTTCGGAAATTTTCCCTTCCACTTCAGGGCCATAGTTAACAAAAAAAGGTTTTTGCGACTTTTCCGCTGCAGCCTGCACGGCAGCGTCCAACAGGTCGTCTAAACCGGTATGACGGTTGCCAACAGTCCGGATAACTGGAGCGCCCAGTTTTTGCGACAGCAATGAGTCATTGATTTTAATGCCCATATCTTCAGCCACATCAGCCATATTGAGGGCAACAACCATCGGCCGCTCCAGTTCTAAGAGCTGCACAGCCAAATACAGATTACGTTCCAGATTTCCGGCATCTAAAATATCGACAATAACATCCGGCTTATCCTGAATAATAAAATTACGCGCAACCAACTCATCCAGTGCATGAGCCGTCAGGCTGTAGGTACCCGGCAGGTCAACCACCAGCAATTCCTTATCTTTGAAACGCCGGATACCTTCCCGTTTTTCCACCGTAACCCCCGGATAGTTGCCGACATGCTGTCTGGCACCGGTAACACTATTAAAAATAGTTGTTTTTCCTGAATTGGGGTTACCGGCCAAAGCAATACTTACTTGGGTATTTCCCACTGAAAAATCCTCCTTCTTCCCGCCCCTGCTGAACTTTAATATTAGCGGCCAATAGATTATTTAACATGATGCGACTGCCGCGGACTTTTACAATAACCGATTCTTGACTGCGGCTGATAACGCAGACCGGCGTGCCTGGTGTGAATCCCAGATCAGTGAGACGTGCCCTGATATCTTTAGGCCCCCCCAAGGCGGTCACTATCATCAATTGCCCTTGATTGGCACTTTGCATGGCACTCCCTCCTCTCAATCAGTTTACGTTTATTTCGATATTCTTGGCTTCGCCTTTCCGTAAAGAAAGGTTAAAGCCCTTCACCTTGACTTCCATCGGGTCACCGAGCGGCGCATATTTCTGCACCTCTACCTTGGTTCCAATCACAACCCCCATATCAATGATGCGGCGCTGAATGGGACCATTTCCGTGAATTTTGGCAACCGTCCCAGTCTCACCTGGCAATAATTCACTTAATAATTTAACCATAACTGTTTCCTCCTCAAAAAGTTAATAATAACAATAATCATTCTCTATATAAAAAGGCAGTTAACATTAGAACTTTTATTATAAAGCGCCACGCTTTTTAATCAGTTCAAAGCCTGTGTTTTTCAAACCCTCAGCGTTTCGGAAATACAGGGCGTAGTCCTGCGTATAACACACGGTTCGCAGCAAACTGCCGGCGGCAGCCACCCGCTCCATAATTTGCCGGAAGCTGGCTGCGGTTTTGCTATGCAGCGCATTACTGTACGTAAAATCAAACGTAATCTCAGCTAAATGGTTTGCCAGTAAGGTTTCCGTCACTTTGGTCAATTCACCAAAATCCAAGGGTTTAAATTCTTCTGTCATAGTGATTACCGGACCGCTTTCCCCGGTTTCCACCGTAAACGGCAATTGGGGAGTAATCTGTTTGTTATCCCAGGCCACAGGGGGTACAAGTTCTGGCCGGAAACCGCCGGTAGTGCCGGTTGTTGCTCCCAATAATTCGTTGAGAATGCTCAGGAGTTTATCTTCAGTAAAAGGTTTCAGGATATAGCCTTTGGCACCGTTTTGCAAAGCATCAAAAACTTTATGTTTCTGCCCAAGCGCACTCACCATAACAACCTTGGCATTGGCATCAAACGCCATAATCCGTACCAAAGCATCAATTCCGTCGACGTCCGGCATAGTTATATCCATGGTGACCAAATCCGGCCGGTGCTTTTTATACGCCATGACGGCTTGCTCTCCATTTGCCGCTTCCTCTACCACCACATGACCGGCCTTGCTTAAAAAATTCGCAATGGTTTTGCGCATCATCAAGGCGTCATCGACAACCAATACACGTGCCATTCTCTTCCCCGTCCTTTCGCAAATGTGCCAGCGGTAATACAAAAATAAATTGCGTTCCCTTGCCTGGTTCTGTGATAATGTCAACCCGGCCGCCGAGTTTTTCCGCTTCTTGTCTCACGGCACTCAAACCGACACCCCGGCCGGACAATTCATTCGCTGCACAGGTGCTGGAAAAACCATCGGCAAAAATCAGCCGTATTGCTTCCACATCCGTTAACGCCGCCGCTTCACTTTCACTGTACATTCCCTTGGCGACAGCCAGCTGCCGCATACGTTCGGCCGCAATGCCCCGGCCATCATCACCAATGGCAACTGTCAGATTATCTCCCTGGTCTGCTATAACGCAGCTAATCCGGCCCTGGGCAGCTTTACCCGCCTCCAGGCGTTCATCCGGGCTCTCCAGGCCATGAGCCACAGCATTGCGGAAAACATGAACCAGAGATTTGGCAAATTCATGATAGATTTCCGGGTCTACCAGGGGTTTCGAACCGGTTATCAGCAAGGGCTGGATTTCTTTCCCCTGGTTTAGGGCTACATTGGCTATATAGTCAGGATATATATTCAGTAAATCACCAAAAGGCTTGTAACGCAGCCGGTGAAGTTCCGCAATCAGAATCCGGGCTTGGCATGGTTCCAGCAAACGCTGGATTTTCTCTTCCAATTGCTGCAGTTTGTGATTTTCTATCACAATGCTTTCATCTGCCAGGAAAAAGCCTTCTCCTAATATTTCTTTCAGTTGTTCTAACTCTGTTTTCAGCCAGCCGGCCAAAACTTCCGGCGAATAGCTGCTAAACAAAGCATCCAAACCGGACTGTCCGATATCGTCCGCCGTTTCCTCACGCAAGGCGGCCAGAGCCGACTCCAGTTCATGCAATTCTGCCGCCAAACGGCATATGCCCAGCTGACTAAAAGTTCCCTTCCAGGTGTGAATTATCCGGAATAGGGTGTTGAGCTTTTGCCCTGCCGGTTCGTTTGCTGCAATAAGTGCCGGCAGTTCTTCCTGGCAAAACAGCTGATATTCGGCGATAGCTGCATTAAACTCCTGGTAGTGAGTCACAGCCTTTACGACCATTGACAATACCTGTTTTTCTTCCTGAATCTTTCTTTCCATTTCCCGCTGTTCGGTTATATCTGTCAATATCAGCAATATTTCCCGGCGCTGCGGGTCCAGCGGATGGTTGATTAATTTATACGCCACCTGGATATAACTATCTTCAAGCACCAATTCCTCGGGCAGGAGCGATAGATAACTGTCGCGCAAAAAAGTATCTTCTGCGGCAAATATCTGGTCAAACAATGCTGCCAGAAAGGCTTGCTGCCTTTTATCCGCCGGATAAAGGAGCTCCGGCACCATTTTCCCTGAAATCTCCTGATTAAAAATCATCACACATTCGGCACTGTATTCCCCAGCCACCTGCAAGTCTTCACCAAACGACAGGAAACCCTGTCCGGCATTGTCAAGCAAATTGCGTACTTTGTCTACCGCTTCAGTCAGTTCCCGCGTCCGTCCCTGCAGTTGCTGCTGCACAACCAGTTGTGCGGCATTCACTTCCTCCAACGCCTGTTTCTGTGACTGTACCTTGGCTTTCGACTGTTCCAGGCTGCACACGGCTTCTTTCAGCTCAGATTCATTGACCTTAATTCTATGAACCATCCAGTTCATATCACGCATCAAATCAACTAGCTCGTTTTCGTTGCCATCGTCGTTTCGCTCGTTAGGGACATTCAGATACACATCATAGCGCCCGGCTTTTACATGCTGGCAAAATTCCTTTATTTGCTTCACCTGGCTGGCAAACAGCCAGTAGCGAATAATTCCGGGACTTAACAGTCCTGCCAGGACTGTCACCATTAGCGCCACCGCCATGGTATTGTGAAATTCGCGATTCATCCCCAAACCTGCTTGATTGGCGGCCACAAACATAGCCACAATAGGTAAGATGCCGAAAAATAGCGAAATGGCAAGCAGTCTCGTTTTAATTGTCACGCTTGTGCC
Proteins encoded in this window:
- a CDS encoding FeoA family protein; translated protein: MVKLLSELLPGETGTVAKIHGNGPIQRRIIDMGVVIGTKVEVQKYAPLGDPMEVKVKGFNLSLRKGEAKNIEINVN
- a CDS encoding ATP-binding protein, with the protein product MTIKTRLLAISLFFGILPIVAMFVAANQAGLGMNREFHNTMAVALMVTVLAGLLSPGIIRYWLFASQVKQIKEFCQHVKAGRYDVYLNVPNERNDDGNENELVDLMRDMNWMVHRIKVNESELKEAVCSLEQSKAKVQSQKQALEEVNAAQLVVQQQLQGRTRELTEAVDKVRNLLDNAGQGFLSFGEDLQVAGEYSAECVMIFNQEISGKMVPELLYPADKRQQAFLAALFDQIFAAEDTFLRDSYLSLLPEELVLEDSYIQVAYKLINHPLDPQRREILLILTDITEQREMERKIQEEKQVLSMVVKAVTHYQEFNAAIAEYQLFCQEELPALIAANEPAGQKLNTLFRIIHTWKGTFSQLGICRLAAELHELESALAALREETADDIGQSGLDALFSSYSPEVLAGWLKTELEQLKEILGEGFFLADESIVIENHKLQQLEEKIQRLLEPCQARILIAELHRLRYKPFGDLLNIYPDYIANVALNQGKEIQPLLITGSKPLVDPEIYHEFAKSLVHVFRNAVAHGLESPDERLEAGKAAQGRISCVIADQGDNLTVAIGDDGRGIAAERMRQLAVAKGMYSESEAAALTDVEAIRLIFADGFSSTCAANELSGRGVGLSAVRQEAEKLGGRVDIITEPGKGTQFIFVLPLAHLRKDGEENGTCIGCR
- a CDS encoding FeoA family protein, with the translated sequence MQSANQGQLMIVTALGGPKDIRARLTDLGFTPGTPVCVISRSQESVIVKVRGSRIMLNNLLAANIKVQQGREEGGFFSGKYPSKYCFGR